The sequence TGATTAGAATACTGCCAATGTTAAAATGCCGCCAATGCTTACCAAGATATCTAGACACTCAGTGATGCTAGCTAATTGACGTTAGGCGTGCCCTTAACAGGCTTGTCACCCCACAGACTCGGTATTGTCATAAATAAGCGTCATGGTTGCTGCAGTTGCCCACTCGTTATTAAGCTTTTACTAAGCTTTGGAGTTTCCATGATGAATACCCGTTTATCTCGTACCTTGTTGGCTGCCACGATCGCCGGCACCCTTGCCACTATCAGCATGACGGCCAGTGCCAATCTATCTTCGCGCTTCACTGACACCAATGGCGACTTGGTGGCGGATCTGCCAACCGATGAGTCGCAGTGGATCAACCCTAGCACCTTGGTCTTTTCTTATACCCCAGTAGAAGACCCTGCGGTATATGGCGAGGTATGGGCTGATTTTCTCAAGCATATGGAGTCGGTGACCGGTAAGCGGGTGCAGTTTTTCCCAGTGCAGTCTAATGCTGCCCAACTGGAGGCAATGCGCGCAGGCCGTCTTCATGTGGCTGGATTCAACACCGGATCTAACCCTATTGCAGTAAACTGCGCCGGTTTTGTGCCGTTCACTATGATGGCCGCTGAGGACGGTAGTTTTGGCTACGAGATGGAGATTATCACCTACCCTGGCAGTGGAATTAAGGAGATGTCTGACTTAGCAGGGCGCAGTATGGCTTTCACGTCGCCCACGTCTAACTCAGGTTTTAAAGCGCCCTCTGCCCTGCTCAATAGTGAGTTTGGTTTGGTGCCAGAAAATGACTTTGAAACGGCTTTCTCCGGCTCCCATGACAACTCTATCTTGGGAGTCATCAATAAAGACTATGAAGCTGCTGCCATTGCCAATTCCGTATCTAACCGCATGCTCGCTCGCGATGTGATCAATGCCGATGACTATGAAATCCTCTACACATCTCAGACCTTCCCCACTACCGGCTATGGGCACGTCTACAACCTGCACCCAGACCTTGCCAAAAAAGTTCAAGATGCCTTTTTTAGCTATAACTGGGAAGGCAGCGCCTTAAAGGATGAATTCGCCAACTCGGGTGAGTCGCAATTTATCCCCATTACCTTTAAGGAGCACTGGGCGGTGATCCGTACCATAGATGAAGCAAACGACGTGACTTACCAATGTGACTAAGCCCTATAAGCTGACGGGGCTCTTTATCGAGCCTCGCTTTTCTCACGTTTAAATAAAGGAAGCAACGCTGTGCTGACCCTCTCTCAGGTTAATAAGCGCTATCCCACCGGTGATCATGCCTTGGTAGGAATAGACCTAACTCTGCCACCGGGGCAGGTGATGGCGCTGATCGGTCCTTCTGGAGCAGGTAAAAGTACCCTGATCCGCTGCGTGAATCGTTTGGTAGAACCCACCAGTGGCAGCATTCGCCTAGAGGACACCGAACTAACCCGCCTCTCGGGTGGAAACTTGCGTAGAGCACGTCGCTCCATGGGCATGATTTTTCAAGAATATGCCTTGGTGGAGCGCCTAACGGTAATGGAAAATGTGCTCTCGGGCCGTCTCGGTTATGTGGGGTTCTGGCGTAGTTTTTTACGCCGTTATGCTCAAGCTGATATCACCGAAGCCTTTCGGTTATTGGAGCGGGTGGGTTTATCCCATGCCATAGACAAACGTGCTGACGCCCTTTCTGGGGGTCAGCGCCAACGCGTAGGTATTGCTCGAGCACTGATCCAGCAACCTAACGTATTACTGGTGGATGAACCAACCGCAAGCCTTGATCCTAAAACATCACGGCTGATCATGCGCCTGATCCGCGAGCTCTGTAACGAGCGTAAGCTGGCGGCCATTATTAATATTCACGACGTCGCCCTAGCGCAGCAATTTGCGGATCGAATTGTTGGGCTGCGCGCCGGTAAAATTGTGTTTGATGGCACCCCACAAGAGCTGGATGCACAGGCGCTCACCACTATTTATGGGGAGGAAGAGTGGGATAGTCAATTAAATGGCGAAGTGGATGTAGAGCTGGATGTCGAGGTAAATGGTGAGGCGAAAGAAAGGCAAACCGCAGGCCAGCAGGTATCGCGGCCGTTATCTTTCACGCCTGGTGAAGCCATATGAATCGTCAACAGCTAGCAGAGATGGGCCACTGGCGGCGGTTGCCGCTCATCCAGAGTGCTAAATGGCGCTGGGGATTAACCTTGGGCCTAGCAGCCTATTTGGTACTTGCCCTGTCAACGG comes from Oceanisphaera profunda and encodes:
- the phnD gene encoding phosphate/phosphite/phosphonate ABC transporter substrate-binding protein, with protein sequence MMNTRLSRTLLAATIAGTLATISMTASANLSSRFTDTNGDLVADLPTDESQWINPSTLVFSYTPVEDPAVYGEVWADFLKHMESVTGKRVQFFPVQSNAAQLEAMRAGRLHVAGFNTGSNPIAVNCAGFVPFTMMAAEDGSFGYEMEIITYPGSGIKEMSDLAGRSMAFTSPTSNSGFKAPSALLNSEFGLVPENDFETAFSGSHDNSILGVINKDYEAAAIANSVSNRMLARDVINADDYEILYTSQTFPTTGYGHVYNLHPDLAKKVQDAFFSYNWEGSALKDEFANSGESQFIPITFKEHWAVIRTIDEANDVTYQCD
- the phnC gene encoding phosphonate ABC transporter ATP-binding protein, giving the protein MLTLSQVNKRYPTGDHALVGIDLTLPPGQVMALIGPSGAGKSTLIRCVNRLVEPTSGSIRLEDTELTRLSGGNLRRARRSMGMIFQEYALVERLTVMENVLSGRLGYVGFWRSFLRRYAQADITEAFRLLERVGLSHAIDKRADALSGGQRQRVGIARALIQQPNVLLVDEPTASLDPKTSRLIMRLIRELCNERKLAAIINIHDVALAQQFADRIVGLRAGKIVFDGTPQELDAQALTTIYGEEEWDSQLNGEVDVELDVEVNGEAKERQTAGQQVSRPLSFTPGEAI